In the Desulfuromonadales bacterium genome, AAAACAGAGCGGCAAGAAGGTCGAGCTGAAGGTGGATCTCGATCCTTCCCTGATCGGCGGCGTTCAGGTCGAGATCGGCGGGAAGGTCTTTGACGGCAGTGTGAAAACCCAGCTGAAACGGATTGAAGATACCTTAAAGAAGGGGTGACAAGTTCTCATGGAAATCAGAGCAGAAGAAATCAGCGCGATCATCAAGAAACAGATCGAGAATTTCGGTCGCGAAGTTGAAGTCAGCGAAACGGGCACCATCATCTCCGTCGGCGACGGCATTGCCCGCATCCATGGCCTGGACAAGGCGATGGCCGGTGAGCTGCTGGAATTCCCGGGCGGTATCATGGGGATGGTTCTCAACCTTGAAGAGGACAACGTTGGTGCCGCCATTCTCGGCGAAGCCCACCACATCAAGGAAGGCGACACCGTCAAACGCACCGAACGCATCGTCCAGGTGCCTGTCGGTGAGGCGCTGATCGGCCGGGTCGTCGACGGAATCGGCATTCCCATCGACGGCCAGGGGGAGATCGCTTCCAAGGAATTTCGCCAGGTCGAGATCAAGGCCCCGGGCATCGTCGCCCGCAAGTCGGTGCACGAGCCGATGCAGACCGGCCTCAAAGCGATCGACGCCATGGTCCCCATCGGCCGCGGCCAGCGCGAGCTGATCATCGGCGACCGCCAGACCGGCAAAACCGCCGTCGCCACCGATACCATCATCAACCAGAAGGGGCAGAATGTCATCTGCATCTACGTCGCGATCGGCCAGAAGCGCTCCACGGTCGCGCAGGTGGTTGACAAGCTCAAGCAGTTCGGCGCCATGGACTACACCATCGTCGTCGCTGCGACCGCCTCGGACCCCGCTCCGCTGCAGTTCATCGCTCCCTACACCGGCGTCACCATGGGCGAGTTTTTCCGCGACAGCGGCAAGCACGCCCTGATCATCTACGACGACCTCTCCAAGCAGGCCGTCGCCTACCGGCAGCTTTCGCTGCTGCTGCGCCGTCCGCCCGGACGCGAGGCCTACCCCGGCGACGTTTTCTACCTGCACAGCCGCCTGCTCGAACGCGCCGCCAAGCTCAACGACGAGATGGGCGCCGGCAGCCTCACAGCCCTGCCGATCATCGAGACCCAGGCTGGCGACGTTTCGGCCTACATCCCGACCAACGTCATCTCCATCACCGACGGGCAGATCTTCCTCGAGACCGACCTCTTTTACTCCGGGGTGCGCCCGGCTATTAACGTCGGCCTCTCGGTTTCCCGCGTCGGCGGCAGTGCCCAGATCAAGGCGATGAAGCAGGTCGCCGGCACCCTGCGCCTGGCCCTCGCCCAGTACCGCGAGATGGCTGCCTTCGCCCAGTTCGGCTCCGACCTCGACGCCGCCACTCAGCGCCAGCTCAACCGCGGTGCCAGACTGGTGGAGATCCTCAAGCAGCCGCAATACAAGCCGATGCCGGTCGAGAAGCAGGTTCTGGTCGTCTACGCCGCCAACAACGGTTATGTCGATGCCTATCCCGTCAGCGCCGTAAAGCGCTTCGAGACCGAGCTTCTCTCTTTCATGGAGAGCAAGCATGGCCAGCTGCTCGGCGACCTGAAAGCAAAGAAGGCCATTGACGCCGAGCTCGAGGGGCGCATCAAGTCCGCCCTGGAGGAGTTCAAGGGCCAGTTCGTGGCTTAATCAAACGCAAGCAGAGGGTTTGGACAGATGCCAAGTCTGAAGGATATAAAAAAGCGGATCGGGTCGGTCAAAAACACCCGACAGATCACCAAGGCGATGAAAATGGTTTCCGCCGCCAAGCTTCGGCGGGCCCAGGATGCCGTGGTGGCCGCGCGGCCGTACGCCAACAAGATGCTGGAGGTTCTCTCCAGCCTCGCTTTGCGCGAAGAGCCGGGTGCGCACGCGCTGCTCACGCAGCGCGGCAAGGGGCGGGCGTTGGTCCTGTTGCTGACCGCCGATCGTGGCCTCTGTGGTGGCTTCAACGGCAACGTCTCCAAGGCCGCTGAGCGCTTCATCCGTGCCAACGCCGAGGGCTATGAGAGCTACGACTTGATGATCGTTGGCCGCAAAGGGCGCGACTACCTCAGAACGCGTCCGGGCATGAATATCACCAAGGTTTACGAAAACATCACCAGCGGCATTTCCTACAGCACGGCCGCGCTGCTTGGGCAGGAGATCGTCGACGGGTACATCGCCGAGAAATACGATGCAGTCTATTTCATCTATAATGCCTTTCGCAGTGCCATCTCACAGGATGTGACCATTGACAAGCTCTTGCCGATCGTCCCCAAACAGGTCGAAGAGGGAGCCCACGTGGCCGAATATCTGTACGAGCCGAGCCGCAGTGAGGTGCTTGCGCAGATCCTGCCCAAGCATGTGGAAGTGCAGATCTTCCGCGGTCTGCTCGAGTCGGTGGCCTCGGAACACGGCGCGCGGATGAGTTCCATGGACAGCGCGAGCAAGAATGCCTCGGAGATGATCGGCAAGCTGACCTTGCAGTATAACCGGGCCCGCCAGGCCGCCATCACGAAAGAGCTGATGGAAATCATTTCCGGCGCCGAATCTATCAAGTAATTCAGCAAATAGCGATTTACACCTGAAGCGGGTGGAAAAAGGAGGAACGGTACATCATGAATAAAGGAAAGATCACGCAGGTCATCGGGCCCGTCGTCGATGTGGAGTTCGAGGCCGGTAAGCTCCCAGAGATTTACCACGCTCTCAAGATTACCAATCCCGCCTTGGGTGAGGGTGAAGGTAACCTGGTCGTTGAAGTTGCCCAGCACCTTGGGGAGAACACGGTCCGCGCCATCGCCATGGACTCCACCGACGGCTTGGTTCGCGGTCAGGAAGTCATCGACACCGGCAAGCAGATCGTCATGCCGGTCGGCCGCAAGACCCTGGGACGCATTCTCAATGTAGTCGGCCAGCCGGTCGACGAGATGGGTCCGGTCGGTGCCGAGCTTGAGTGGGAAATTCACCGCCCCACGCCCGAGTTTGTCGAGCAGTCGACCAAGGTCGAGGCGTTTGAAACCGGCATTAAGGTCGTCGACCTCCTCGCCCCCTACGCCCGTGGCGGCAAGATCGGCCTCTTCGGCGGCGCCGGCGTCGGCAAGACGGTTCTGATCATGGAACTGATCCACAACATTGCCAAGCAGCACGGCGGCTTCTCGGTCTTTGCCGGAGTCGGCGAGCGGACCCGTGAGGGGAACGACCTCTGGCATGAGATGAAGGACTCCGGAGTTCTCGATAAGGCCGCTCTTATCTACGGCCAGATGAATGAGCCGCCGGGCGCCCGTGCCCGCGTCGCCCTTTCCGCGCTAACGGTTGCGGAATATTTCCGCGACGAGGAAGGCCAGGACGTGCTCCTCTTCGTCGACAACATCTTCCGGTTCACCCAGGCAGGTTCCGAGGTATCGGCTCTACTCGGCCGCATCCCCTCCGCCGTCGGTTACCAGCCGACCCTCTCTACCGAAATGGGCGAGTTGCAGGAGCGCATCACTACCACCAACAAGGGCTCGATCACCTCGGTGCAGGCGATCTACGTGCCGGCCGACGACCTGACCGACCCGGCGCCTGCGACGGCCTTCGCCCATCTCGACGCCACCACGGTTCTTTCGCGGCAGATTGCCGAGCTCGGGATCTACCCGGCCGTCGACCCCCTCGACTCCACCAGCCGTATTCTCGATCCTCAGGTGGTTGGCGAGGAGCACTACAAGATCGCCCGTGATGTGCAGTACGTCCTGCAGCGTTACAAAGACCTGCAGGACATCATCGCCATTCTCGGCATGGACGAACTCTCCGAAGAGGACAAGCTGGTCGTCGCCCGTGCTCGCAAGATTCAACGCTTCCTCTCCCAGCCGTTCCACGTGGCCGAAGTTTTCACTGGCTCTCCCGGCAAATATGTCGAGCTCAAGGACACCATCCGCGGTTTCCGGGAAATCGTCGAAGGCAAGTACGACGACATCCCCGAGCAGGCTTTCTATATGGTGGGGACCATCGACGAGGCACTGGAGAAGGCCAAGAAGCTGGCGGCCTAATCAAAAAACCGGCATAAGGTAAAGGGTCTATGGCAAAAGGACAACCTTTAGCCCTTTGCCCTTGGCCCTTAGCCAGAGGTGTTATAAATGGCAGAAAAACTCAGACTGGACATGGTCACCCCCTACAAGCAGGTCCTTTCTCAGGATGTAGATGAAGTCACTGCGCCCGGTACCGTCGGGGAGTTTGGAATCCTGCCGGGCCATACGCCGCTCTTGACCACGCTGAAGATCGGTGAACTGAGCTATCGTCAGGGTTCTGAAACCTTCCACGTGGCTGTCAACTGGGGCTACGTAGAAGTGGAGGAGGACAAGGTGACGGTCCTGGTAGAGACCGCCGAGCCGGCTGACGAGATCGACCTGGAGCGTGCCAAAGCGGCACTCGGCAGGGCGGAAGAGGCCCTCAGAAAACTGTCGCCGGAGGACAAGGATTTTCTGGCCCAGCAGGCAGCCGTCGAGCGTGCCATGATTCGCATCCAGGTGGCGGGCCGGCGTGTGCAGCGCGGGCACTAGTAGATACACTGCTCACTCAAGAAATAAAGAAAGGCGGCCTGCTGGGCCGCCTTTCTTTATTTGGATGGCACAGCTGATGTCCGCTCAGCTTCGCGCTCCTGAAGAATCTGCGGCATCTTCTCTTGCACGAATTGCAGATGATCCATCATCGCCTGCCGGGCCTGCTCCGGGTTGCGGTCGCTGATTGCCTCGAAAATCGACCTGTGTTGGGCAAGCAGAGCCTCCAGATAGCCTTCGCGCCGGTAGAATTCGGTCAGGGCCAGTTCGATAGTGGCGTGAAACAGGCCGCGGATGGTGTCGAGCACATGCAGTTGCAGAGTGTTATGGGTCGCCGTGGTGATGGTGTAATGAAATTGGGCGTCCACCTTGGGATCCCAGCCGCCGCGGGCAGCCTGGCGTTCCATTTCCTTGAGCAGTTTGGCCAAGGTGTCAATTTCCTCTTGGGTGGCACGGCTTGCGGCCAGAAAAGCAGCCCAGCTCTCGATACCCATGCGCACTTCGACCAAAGCCTGCAAGAGGAGGGGATCTTTCTCCACCATGGTCGTCAGGGGGTCGGCCAAAACGGTCTCGGTCAGCGAGCGGACGTAGGTGCCCCCCCCTTGCCGTGATTCGAGCAGCCCCATGGCTTCAAGAACCATAATTGCTTCACGGACGGACGGACGGCTGACCCCAAGCAGCGTAGCCAGATCGCGCTCCGAGGGGATACGCTCACCGGGTTTGAGTTGGCCCTTGGAAATGAGGACCTTGATTTGCTCGACAATCTCCTCGGAGATTTTCTTGGGGCGAATCGGTTTGAATACTATGGTCATGCCATTTCTCCGAATGGGCTATTGGTATGGCCAATTTCTAGCATGGACGGCGGTAAAGGTCAAGAGGGGGACGGAGGGAAATCCGCACTAGCTGCGGGCATAAGATGGGGGCAGAGGCCACTCATCGAGCGCAACAGCGCTTCCTGACTGTGTGCCTCAAGCGCCATCGTCGGCTGCTGCGGCAGAGTGGAAACCAGGGAGAACAGAGAGGCAAAATCTATCCTCCCTTCTCCCACCGGAAGGTGCTCATCGTACTTGCCAAAGTTATCGTGCAGATGCAGGTGCGAGAGGCGTGGGCCGAGAGCGGCAAACCACTCGGCCAGAGAAACTTCGGCGAAAAGGTGCCAATGGCCGATGTCGAAGCAGTGCCCCAACAGCGGGGAGTCTAGGCTGTCGAGCAGGGTGACCAGGGTTTCGGCTCTGGCCTCGAATACATTCTCAAGGACCATCCTGCAGCCGGCTTGCGCGGCCTGCTCAAGCAGGGGGGGCCAGAAAAGCTGACTCTGTTCCAGCCAGAGATGGTCCTGGCCACCATATTTCCAGGAATCATAGCCGGGATGGAAGACTAGCAGTCGGGCTCCAAGAGCCTGGGCCGCATTGATGCTCTGTGCAAAACGGTGTCGGGTTGCCGCGAAAACCAGAGGCTCCAGGGCTCCGGGGTTGAGATCCATGAACGGTGCGTGAACAGTGCAGGCGAGGCCGGCAGCCGCCAGCTGGCGGCCGGTATGGCGCAAGGAATCCCAAGACAGTTGGTCAAGGTCTGAACCCTTGAAGGCGATTTCAGGCTGCAGCCGATGCTCGAGCAAAAAGGGAACAGTGGCCTCGAGTTGTCGGTACGGCACATGGACATGCAGAAGCTTGCATCGACTGGCGAGCTCGTTTACCAAAGGCATCTCCTGGATTCAGGATTGGCTAT is a window encoding:
- the atpA gene encoding F0F1 ATP synthase subunit alpha — translated: MEIRAEEISAIIKKQIENFGREVEVSETGTIISVGDGIARIHGLDKAMAGELLEFPGGIMGMVLNLEEDNVGAAILGEAHHIKEGDTVKRTERIVQVPVGEALIGRVVDGIGIPIDGQGEIASKEFRQVEIKAPGIVARKSVHEPMQTGLKAIDAMVPIGRGQRELIIGDRQTGKTAVATDTIINQKGQNVICIYVAIGQKRSTVAQVVDKLKQFGAMDYTIVVAATASDPAPLQFIAPYTGVTMGEFFRDSGKHALIIYDDLSKQAVAYRQLSLLLRRPPGREAYPGDVFYLHSRLLERAAKLNDEMGAGSLTALPIIETQAGDVSAYIPTNVISITDGQIFLETDLFYSGVRPAINVGLSVSRVGGSAQIKAMKQVAGTLRLALAQYREMAAFAQFGSDLDAATQRQLNRGARLVEILKQPQYKPMPVEKQVLVVYAANNGYVDAYPVSAVKRFETELLSFMESKHGQLLGDLKAKKAIDAELEGRIKSALEEFKGQFVA
- the atpG gene encoding ATP synthase F1 subunit gamma, producing the protein MPSLKDIKKRIGSVKNTRQITKAMKMVSAAKLRRAQDAVVAARPYANKMLEVLSSLALREEPGAHALLTQRGKGRALVLLLTADRGLCGGFNGNVSKAAERFIRANAEGYESYDLMIVGRKGRDYLRTRPGMNITKVYENITSGISYSTAALLGQEIVDGYIAEKYDAVYFIYNAFRSAISQDVTIDKLLPIVPKQVEEGAHVAEYLYEPSRSEVLAQILPKHVEVQIFRGLLESVASEHGARMSSMDSASKNASEMIGKLTLQYNRARQAAITKELMEIISGAESIK
- the atpD gene encoding F0F1 ATP synthase subunit beta, whose amino-acid sequence is MNKGKITQVIGPVVDVEFEAGKLPEIYHALKITNPALGEGEGNLVVEVAQHLGENTVRAIAMDSTDGLVRGQEVIDTGKQIVMPVGRKTLGRILNVVGQPVDEMGPVGAELEWEIHRPTPEFVEQSTKVEAFETGIKVVDLLAPYARGGKIGLFGGAGVGKTVLIMELIHNIAKQHGGFSVFAGVGERTREGNDLWHEMKDSGVLDKAALIYGQMNEPPGARARVALSALTVAEYFRDEEGQDVLLFVDNIFRFTQAGSEVSALLGRIPSAVGYQPTLSTEMGELQERITTTNKGSITSVQAIYVPADDLTDPAPATAFAHLDATTVLSRQIAELGIYPAVDPLDSTSRILDPQVVGEEHYKIARDVQYVLQRYKDLQDIIAILGMDELSEEDKLVVARARKIQRFLSQPFHVAEVFTGSPGKYVELKDTIRGFREIVEGKYDDIPEQAFYMVGTIDEALEKAKKLAA
- a CDS encoding F0F1 ATP synthase subunit epsilon, whose protein sequence is MAEKLRLDMVTPYKQVLSQDVDEVTAPGTVGEFGILPGHTPLLTTLKIGELSYRQGSETFHVAVNWGYVEVEEDKVTVLVETAEPADEIDLERAKAALGRAEEALRKLSPEDKDFLAQQAAVERAMIRIQVAGRRVQRGH
- a CDS encoding FadR/GntR family transcriptional regulator, whose amino-acid sequence is MTIVFKPIRPKKISEEIVEQIKVLISKGQLKPGERIPSERDLATLLGVSRPSVREAIMVLEAMGLLESRQGGGTYVRSLTETVLADPLTTMVEKDPLLLQALVEVRMGIESWAAFLAASRATQEEIDTLAKLLKEMERQAARGGWDPKVDAQFHYTITTATHNTLQLHVLDTIRGLFHATIELALTEFYRREGYLEALLAQHRSIFEAISDRNPEQARQAMMDHLQFVQEKMPQILQEREAERTSAVPSK
- a CDS encoding sugar phosphate isomerase/epimerase family protein; the protein is MVNELASRCKLLHVHVPYRQLEATVPFLLEHRLQPEIAFKGSDLDQLSWDSLRHTGRQLAAAGLACTVHAPFMDLNPGALEPLVFAATRHRFAQSINAAQALGARLLVFHPGYDSWKYGGQDHLWLEQSQLFWPPLLEQAAQAGCRMVLENVFEARAETLVTLLDSLDSPLLGHCFDIGHWHLFAEVSLAEWFAALGPRLSHLHLHDNFGKYDEHLPVGEGRIDFASLFSLVSTLPQQPTMALEAHSQEALLRSMSGLCPHLMPAASADFPPSPS